The window TGGTGAGGGTGTTGTGGATCCGGCCGTAGCTGGTGTCGGCGTCGAGGGTGGCGGAGATTCCGCGGGCGGCGCCGATGGTGACGTTGCCGGCTTCGGTGTGCAGGGTGACCGTGCCGTGGACGGCTTCGGTGATGTGGAGGTCGCCCTTCTGGGTGCTGATGTGGGCGGGTCCGCCGAGTCGGCCGACGCAGATGTCGCCGGCGTGGAGGGTGAGGCGGGCGCTCGCGGTCTCGTCGAGCTTGACGGTGCCCTGCGCGCCGTCGAAGGTGACGTCTCCGAGCCGTCCGACGCCCCGGAACTCGGCGAGGGCCGTCTTCGCGTCGATACGGGAGCCGGCGGGCAGCTGGACGGTGACCTCGACGGATCCGGAGTTGCCGAGGATCCGGTTCTTCGCCGGCGCGGCCGTGATCCGCAGGACGCCCTCGCCGTACGTGACGGTGGTCTGTTCCGCCGCCTTCACGTCGCGGCCGTTCGAGGCGTTCGCGGGCAGGACCTCGACCGTGGTGTCGGCACGGTCGGCCGCGATGAACCGGATGCGTCCCGCGGGGATGTCCAGGACGGTGGCGATCGGGGCCGGGGTGTCGAACGTCTGCATGGTGCGCTCCTTGGACTCGTCGTTTCCGATGACGCAAACGCTACGTTGCGTTCAAAGATACTTCAATGGGTTCGTTGCGCTAAATCTCAATCTGTGCAGCTCAAGGCGCAGAAATCATTGCAATGGTCTGGGAAATTAATGCAACGGAGCACAGTCGTGCGTTGCAATGGATTGAAAGTGAACGCTATAGTGGAGGCATCGACGAGCACGAAGGAGACCGTGATGCCGGGAGGCAGGCTCACTCAGCAGGAACGTCAGCAGATCGCGTCGGGAGTGGCCGACGGTCTCGCCTACGCGGAGATCGCCAGGGGTCTCGACCGTCCGACCTCGACGGTCACGCGTGAGGTGATGCGCAACGGCGGCCCCGCCGCCTACCGCGCCGACCTGGCCCACCGCGCCACCGAGCACCGCACCCACCGGCGCAAGCAGACCGCACCCCGGGCAGCGGGCGCACCCCCGCAGGCCGACGGCCGCGACGCCGACGCGGTGCGCGAGTACGAGGAGACGTTCACCACCCTCCTCATGCAGTCGGGCGTGCCCAAGATGATGGCCCGCGTGCTGACCTGCCTCTACACCACCGACGCGGGCAGCCTCACCGCGTCCGACCTCGTCCAGCGCCTCCAGGTCAGCCCGGCCTCCATCTCCAAGGCCATCGCCTTCCTCGAAGGCCAGGGCCTCGTCCGCAGGGAACGCGACGAACGCCGCCGCGAGCGCTACCTGGTCGACGACGACGTCTGGTACCAGTCGATGATCGCCAGCGCCCGGTCCAACGCCGAGCTCGCGGAGACCGCACGCCAGGGCGTCGGCGTCCTCGGCCCCGACACCCCGGCCGCCATCCGCCTGGAGAACATCGCCCGCTTCCTCGACTTCGTCGGCGAGAGCATCACCCGCGCCGCGGAGCAGGCGCGCGAGATCCTCTACACGAAACCCGAAACGACCCCGGGCCACACTGCCGAGCCGAGCACGGATCGCGGATAGACACCCGCCCGACCGTGCAGCCGCCGCCCGCACCGAGCTCCGCGCCACGGGGCCCACAGGGCCACCCCCGGGGCCATCCCAGGGGGCGGGTCCACGGACGACGGTCGGCAGGCAAGAGGGGTCGGATATCGTCCCGGGGTGAAGTTCATACCCACACTCACCCGGCGGACGTCCGCCGCGCCGGTCGCCGCGCCGGTCGCCGCACCGGCCGCCACCCCAGGTGCCCGGCTCGGCTGGCTGGACGCGCTCCGCGGCATCGCCGCACTGATCGTGGCGCTCCACCACTTCGACGTGCTGCGGATGCTGCCCTTCGGGGGCATGGTCTGGCGGAACTTCGACATGGGCCTGTTCGGCGTCATGCTCTTCTTCATCGTCAGCGGCTACATCATTCCGGCCTCGCTGGAACGACGCGGTGACGTCCGCGGCTTCTGGATCGGCCGGATCTTCCGGATCTACCCGGCCCTGATCGCCGCCTTCGTTCTCTCGATCATGATGCTGCCGCCGGGGGACGGCTCGGTCGCGCTGCTGCGCACCGGCGACGACCCGGCCTCACTGGTCGCGAACGGCCTGATGCTCCAGGACCTGCTCGGCGTCATCAACGGCATGAACGTCACCTGGACGCTCTGCTACGAGATGGTCTTCTACTTCTTCGTCACCGCCCTGTTCACCCGCGGCCTGCACCGGCACAGCGGGCCGATCGCGGTGGCGCTGGCCGGCGTCGCGCTGGTGACCGGTACGGCCGTCGGCACCGGGCTCCTCAACGCGGAGCTCGGCTCGATCCGGCAGCTCCTGCTGATCGTGACGCCGCTCGTGCTCGTGGGCCTCGTCGGCGTGCTCAGCGGCAACCGCGTCCTGACCGGGGCGGGCGCCCTGCTGCTCGCCGGCGTCGGCCTGGTCCTTGTCTCGCTCAACAGCCGGGCCCCGGCCTTCGAGACCTGGATGATCTTCGCGACGATGTTCGCCGGCACCGTGGTGTACCGGGCGCAGCACGGACAGCTCGCCCGCGTCCCGGCCCTGCTCTCCTGCGGTTTCGTCGTCGTCGCGGGCGTGCTCGTCGGCTGGCTGTACAACCGGGGCGAGGCTCTGAACCAGACCTGGTCCTCGGGCTGGAAGGCCTGGTCGATCGCGTACCTCGCCGCATGGGCGCTCTTCGGTATCGGCTTCCTCCTGCGGGGGCGCCGCTTCCCGAAGGTGCTGACCTGGCTCGGCGCGATCAGCTTCTCGGTGTACCTGCTGCACATCCCGCTGCTGCGCACCGTCGAACCGCTGGTGGGCGTTCCGCCGCAGCCGTCCTCGACGCTCGGCCGGATCGTCTGGACGGCGATCTTCCTCGGCGTCGTCGTGGTCGTCAGCCACCTGATGTACCGCCTGGTCGAGATGCCGATGCAGCGCCTCGGCAAACGAGTCCACAAGGCAGCGGACCGCCGCCGCCCCCGAACCGCCGCCACGACACCGACCCCACTCGCAACCCCCGCCGAACCCGACGCGGCCCTCTCCGGCGCGTCCCGCACCTGACCTGACCTGACCTGACGGCCGGTCGGTGTGAAAGCCGGGTGAGCGGGGGCGTGGCGCTGCATAGTCTGACCATCGGTCAATTCGGATCCCGAGGAGAATCACTGATGGTCGGGTCGCGTTCCTCCTCCGCCGTCCCCTGGTGGCCGTCGCTCCGGCTCCAGGGTGCGGCCGTCGCGCCCCGCGCGCGCCTGCTGGTGTTCCCGCACTCCGGGTCCGGCCCCAACACCCTGTACCCCCTGGTCGAGGCGCTGCCCCAGCACGTGGAAGTGCTCGGACTGTCGCTGCCCGGGCGGGAGCGCCGGTTCGGCGAGCCTCCCGGCTGCCGGCTCGACCAGGTCCTGGACTCCGTGTCCGACGAGGTGCTCGGCCGTGCGCCGCTGCCCACGGTGGTCTTCGGGCACAGCCTCGGCGCGCTCCTCGCCACCCGGGCCGCGCGCCTCCTCGGCCCGCACTGCCGGGCCGCCGTCGTCAGCGGCCAGGTGCCGGGCGGGACTCCGCGCCGGGCCCATGCCACCACCACCGACCAGGACGCCGTCCGGCTGCTGCGGGAAGGCGGGGGCACGCCGGAGTGGGTCCTGCAGGATCCGGACATGCTGGACCACCTCACGCGCGTGCTGCGCGCCGACCTCGCGCTCGGCCGGGAGGCCGCGTCGGGGTTCGAGGACGTACGGCTCGACGTGCCCCTGGACGTGCTGGGCGGGACGGCGGATCCGCTGGTCCCGCACGAGCCGCTCGATGACTGGGCCGCTCACACGACCGCGGCGTGCCGGGTGCGCCGGTTCGACGGAGACCACTTCTTCCTGCTGGCCCCGGAGCACCGCGCCGAGGTCGTGGACGTCCTGCGCCAGGCCCTCGCGGGGGCCTGACGCCCGGGCGCCGGCCGGGGCGGGGAGCCGGAGAGCCACGGCGCCACGGGGCTGTGGCTCCACAGGGCCACGGGGCTACGGGCTACGGCCGGTTGATCCGGACCTGGTAGCTGCCGGTGCGCAGTTCGCCCACCACCGAGATGCTGATGCCCGCCTTCTCGTCGGTGAAGGTCTCGCCCGGCCGGAACGGCGCGTCCGAGAGCTCCGCGTGCACGTTCGGCCGCCGGGTGCAGCCGCCGCTCGCGTCCGCGCTGTCCGACACCGTCACCGGGCCGCGTCCGGTGTCCACGTCGGAGTCCACCTTGTAGATGAGGACGCCGGGCTTGCAGACGGCCTCGTCGTTCCCGGCCCGGGTCCGCACCTCCACCGCGTATCCGGCACTCTCCGACAGCGGTACGAAGGCCAGCTTCGTCCCGCCCCGCACCGACAGCGGGGACAGGACGTGGTCACTCGTGCCCGGCTTCGACGCGCAACTGATCTGCGTGCTGTCCAGCCAGCCCAGCTTCCACTTGTGCCAGCCCAACAGGTCGTTGTTGGCGCCCCAGTCCTCGCTCATGATGTCCCAGTGCCCGACCGTGCTGCCGCCGTCGGAGGTGTAGAGGTCGGGCAGTCCGAAGACGTGCCCGTTCTCGTGTGGGAGCACCCGGTAGCCGGTCTCCCGGTAGGTGCCGGAGCCGTCGTCCTGCCGGCTGTAGACGAAGGACGCGTTGGCCAGCGGCACCCCGTCGGCGACCGGCGCCTCACCGTTGCCCGAGAAGGTCACCGACAGGACGGTGTCCAGGGCGGACGGCCCGGCGTTCGGCGTGACCAGGACGTTGATCAGGTCGTACCGGCTGAAGTCCACGTCGGGGTCGGCGGCCTTCGCGATGTGCTCGGCGAGCTGCCGGTAGCCCGGCTCGTACGCGGACCCGCGCTCGATCCCGTACGCCGCGAAGGGCATCGGCATCCGCAGCCAGGTCGCTATCGGCGCCTCGGCCCGGTAGGCCAGCCGCCCGTAGGAGCTGGTGCGGAACCAGTCGGAGGTCTGGGGGAAGAACTCCGCCAGCCGGTCCATGGCCGTGCCCTCGCCCTTGGCATCGGGGAAGTCGATCATCAGGTTCAGGGCCCGGACCTCCCCGGTCGAGCGGGAGTACCCGGGAGGGGTCGGCAGGCCCTCGGACATCTGGACGCCCATCGTGCCGGCGATCCGGCAGGGCGCGAGAGCCGATTCGACGGTCGTGGCCACCGCTCCGGCCGCCGAGTTGCCGTGGCTGGATATCCCCGTGCTCGCGGTCGCCGTGACGCCGAGGGCCAGCGCGGTCAGCCCGATGAACGCGCTGGTGCGGCGTGATCTGCGTATCCGGTGGCGGGTCTGCGGCATGGAGATCGCCTTCGGGTCCGCGGCAGCCGGCCCTGTCCGGTCTGCGCTCTGTCCGATCACCCTCCGCCGGGCGCGGCGCGCCCGCGCGCCGGGAGAGGCCGAACGTGAACGGGGGTGTGACTCAGGTCACGCGGAGGAGTGAAATAACCGGGGAGTGGATCCCCGTTTGTACGTGAGTCCCGGCAAGTGGGGACCGGCTCCCCGTTTCGGCGGAGCCGACCATGAGCTCCGACCATGAACTCCGACAGTCAAGTCCGACAGTCACGTCCGATCGTGTATCGCGTGCCAGGGAGGCCCGGAATGAAGCGCCCCACCACCACGACCGCCCCGGCGGCCCCGTCCGTCCTCGGGGTGGCCGTGGGCCTGGCGGCGGCGCCCGAGGTCACGCCCGGTCTCAAGGTCGCGACCGGTCCCGAGGTCACGCCCGGTCTCAAGGTCGCGACCGGTCCCGAGGTCACGCCCGGTCCCGAGGTCACGACCGGGCCCGCGGCCACGACCGGTCCCGGCGCCCCGGCGGAGGCCGGGGCCACCGCCGGGGCGACCGGCCTCCCGCGCCCGCGCGCCGACGCCGTCCGCAACCGCGAGCGGATCCTGACGGCGGCCCGCGAGGCCTTCGTCGAGTTCGGCGCCGCGACCCCGTTCGACGAGGTGGCCCGCCGGGCCGGCATCGGAAACGCCACCCTCTACCGGCACTTCCCCGACCGGCCCACGCTCGTCCGCCAGGTCGTGCTCTTCACGATGGGCCGGGTCACGGCCTCCGCCGAGGGCTCCCTCGCCGAGGAGCCGGACGCCTTCGCCGCGCTGTGCCGCTTCACGCACACCGCCGCCGACGAGCGGATCGGCGCCCTGTGCCCCGCGCTCGCCGACGACTTCGACCGGGAGCACCCCGAACTCATCGCGGCGCGCACCGCGTTGGAGACGGCCGTCGAGACCCTGCTGACCGCCGGCCAGGACGCCGGACTGGTCCGCACGGACATCGGTATCGGCGACCTGATGGTCGCCCTGTCCCAGCTCAGCCGCCCTCTGCCCGGCACCGCCTGCCTCGACACCGACCGCTTCGCCCACCGTCATCTGCAGCTCTTCCTCGACGGGTTGCGGGCTCCGGCCCGCTCCGAACTCCCGGGTTCGGCAGCCACCTTGGAAGACCTGCGGCAGAAAACCATGTGACGCACCACATGCCTACGAAGTAGCCTTTTTCAGTCATTCCGCACAGTGAAGTGGGTACCCCCATGTCAAAAACAGCCGCGCCTGCGCCGCTGGCTGCCGATCCCAGCCGCTGGAAGGCACTCGTCTTCATAGCCCTGGCCCAGTTGATGGTCGTCCTCGACGCGACCATCGTGAACATCGCCCTGCCCTCCGCCCAGACCGACCTGGGCATCTCGGACGGCAACCGCCAGTGGGTCATCACCGCGTACGCGCTGGCCTTTGGCGGACTGCTCCTCTTCGGCGGCCGCATCGCCGACAAGTGGGGCCGCAAGAACGCCTTCGTCGTCGGCCTCATCGGCTTCGCCCTGGCCTCCGCGCTCGGCGGCGCCGCGAACGGCGAGGCCATGATGCTCGGCGCCCGTGCCCTCCAGGGTGCCTTCGGCGCACTGCTCGCACCGGCGGCCCTGTCGCTGCTCGCGGTCATGTTCACCGACGCCAGGGAGCGCGCCAAGGCCTTCGGCATCTACGGTGCGATCGCGGGCGGCGGCGGCGCCGTCGGCCTGATCCTCGGCGGCTTCCTCACCGAGTACCTGAACTGGCGCTGGACCTTCTTCGTCAACATCCCGTTCGCGATCGTCGCGGCCGTGGGTGCCTGGCTGGTCATCCGTGAGCCCGCCGGCTCCCGCAACCGCGCCCCGCTGGACATCCCCGGCGTGGTCCTGTCCACCCTGGGTCTCGTCGCCCTCGTGTACGGCTTCACCCGCGCCGAGTCCGAAGGCTGGTCGGACGGCCTGACCGTGGGCATGTTCGTCGGCTCGGCGGTCCTGCTGGCGGCCTTCGTCCTCGTCGAGGCCCTGGTGAAGTCCCCGCTGCTGCCGCTGCGCGTCCTGCTGGAGCGCAACCGCGGCGGTGTCTACCTCTCGCTCGGCCTGGCCGTCATCGCGATGTTCGGCCTGTTCCTCTTCCTCACCTACTACCTCCAGATCGTGAAGGGCTTCTCGCCCGTCAAGACCGGCTTCGCCTTCCTGCCGATGATCGCGGGCATGATCCTGGGCTCGACGCAGATCGGCGCCCGCCTGATGACCCGCGTCGCGCCGCGCCTGCTGATGGGCCCGGGCTTCCTCGTCGCCGCCGCAGGCATGCTGATGCTGACCCAGCTGGAGGTCGGGTCCTCGTACCCGGCGCTGATCCTGCCGGCGCAGCTGCTGCTCGGCCTCGGCATGGGCACGGCGTTCATGCCCGCCATGTCCCTGTCCACGCACGGGGTGAACCCGGCCGACGCCGGAGTCGCCTCCGCCATGGTCAACACCTCGCAGCAGGTCGGCGGGGCCATCGGCACCGCGCTGCTGAACACCATCGCCGCCTCGGCGACGACCGCGTACCTGGCCGACCATGCGGCCGAGGCCGCGGCGGGCGGCGCGGCCGGGCAGCTGATCCAGGCGCAGGCCGCGGTCGAGGGCTACGCCTCCGCCATCTGGTGGGCGGTCGGCATCCTGGTCGCCAGCTCGGCCATCGCCCTGACGCTGATCAACACCGGCCGTCCGAACATGGGCGGCCCGGTGGCCTCCGGTTCCGCCGAGGGCGTCGACCTCAAGGTCCCGGTGATCGCCCACTGACGGCGGCGCCCGCACGGGAATGACTGATCACCCCGCTTGGTTCAAATTTGAACCAAGCGGGGTTAGTCTTTTCACGGCAGCCCTGCACCGACCACGGAGGAGCGCCCCATGACCCCGGCCCCCGCACCCATGACTCCGCCGGGCGCGATCCCGCCGATCCCGCAGGGGACCCGCATGCCGGCGCTCTACCTCAGCCACGGGGCGCCACCGCTCGCGGACGACGCGCTCTGGCCGGGCGAACTGGCCGCCTGGTCCGCCGGGCTGCCCCGCCCCACGGCGATCCTGATGGTCTCCGCCCACTGGGAGGAGGCCCCGCTCGCCCTCGGCGCAACCGAACCGGCCCCGCTCGTCTACGACTTCTGGGGCTTCCCCGAGCGCTACTACCAGGTCCGCTACGAGGCTCCGGGCGCCCCGGACCTCGCCGCCTCGGTCCGGTCGCTGCTACGGGCCCCCGGCACCCCGGTCCAGGACATCCCGGACCGCGGCCTGGACCACGGGGCGTACGTCCCGCTGGTGGAGATGTTCCCGGAGGCCGACATACCGGTGCTCCAGATATCCATGCCGACCCTGGATCCGCGCCGCCTGATGGACATCGGCCGCAAGCTGGCGCCCCTGCGCGACGAGGGCGTCCTCATCGTCGGCAGCGGCTTCTTCACCCACAACCTGGCCGCGCTGCGGCACCCGGGCCCGGGCGTCCCCGCCTGGTCCGCCGAATTCGACGCGTGGGGCCACGAGGCGCTGGCCTCCGGCGACCTGGACTCCCTGCTCGACTTCGAGACCAAGTCCCCGTCGGGCCGCCTCGCCCACCCCCGTACGGAACACTTCGCCCCGCTCTTCGTCACACTCGGCGCCGCGGAGGCCACCGGCGACCTGACCACCCGCCGCGACCCGGTCACCGGCTTCTGGATGGGCCTCTCGAAACGCTCCCTGCAGTTCGGCTAGGCCGTCCGGCCCGGCCCGGTGATGTCTTCCCCGATCGTGAACCCCTTGGCGGGGCCCTCGGGGATGGTGACCGTGGTGCCGTAGGCCACTCGGACCTCGTCGTCGTAGACGGCTTGGTCCGGATCGGGGGTGGTGAGCACGGTGACCATGCCGAGTTCGTCGTGATCGTCGATCAGAACGTAGACGGGAATGCCCGCGCGCGCGTAGGCCCGCCGCTTGCGGACCCGGTCGCGGGACACGCTGTCGCGCCCGGGGGAGACGACCTCGACGACCAGTTCCACGGCCGAGGCCTTGATGCCGATCCCGTCCTCGGTGACGTGCTCC of the Streptomyces sp. NBC_01294 genome contains:
- a CDS encoding DUF4097 family beta strand repeat-containing protein produces the protein MQTFDTPAPIATVLDIPAGRIRFIAADRADTTVEVLPANASNGRDVKAAEQTTVTYGEGVLRITAAPAKNRILGNSGSVEVTVQLPAGSRIDAKTALAEFRGVGRLGDVTFDGAQGTVKLDETASARLTLHAGDICVGRLGGPAHISTQKGDLHITEAVHGTVTLHTEAGNVTIGAARGISATLDADTSYGRIHNTLTNTDGPTAGLDIHATTAYGDITARSL
- a CDS encoding GbsR/MarR family transcriptional regulator, with the protein product MPGGRLTQQERQQIASGVADGLAYAEIARGLDRPTSTVTREVMRNGGPAAYRADLAHRATEHRTHRRKQTAPRAAGAPPQADGRDADAVREYEETFTTLLMQSGVPKMMARVLTCLYTTDAGSLTASDLVQRLQVSPASISKAIAFLEGQGLVRRERDERRRERYLVDDDVWYQSMIASARSNAELAETARQGVGVLGPDTPAAIRLENIARFLDFVGESITRAAEQAREILYTKPETTPGHTAEPSTDRG
- a CDS encoding acyltransferase family protein, which codes for MKFIPTLTRRTSAAPVAAPVAAPAATPGARLGWLDALRGIAALIVALHHFDVLRMLPFGGMVWRNFDMGLFGVMLFFIVSGYIIPASLERRGDVRGFWIGRIFRIYPALIAAFVLSIMMLPPGDGSVALLRTGDDPASLVANGLMLQDLLGVINGMNVTWTLCYEMVFYFFVTALFTRGLHRHSGPIAVALAGVALVTGTAVGTGLLNAELGSIRQLLLIVTPLVLVGLVGVLSGNRVLTGAGALLLAGVGLVLVSLNSRAPAFETWMIFATMFAGTVVYRAQHGQLARVPALLSCGFVVVAGVLVGWLYNRGEALNQTWSSGWKAWSIAYLAAWALFGIGFLLRGRRFPKVLTWLGAISFSVYLLHIPLLRTVEPLVGVPPQPSSTLGRIVWTAIFLGVVVVVSHLMYRLVEMPMQRLGKRVHKAADRRRPRTAATTPTPLATPAEPDAALSGASRT
- a CDS encoding thioesterase II family protein, with translation MVGSRSSSAVPWWPSLRLQGAAVAPRARLLVFPHSGSGPNTLYPLVEALPQHVEVLGLSLPGRERRFGEPPGCRLDQVLDSVSDEVLGRAPLPTVVFGHSLGALLATRAARLLGPHCRAAVVSGQVPGGTPRRAHATTTDQDAVRLLREGGGTPEWVLQDPDMLDHLTRVLRADLALGREAASGFEDVRLDVPLDVLGGTADPLVPHEPLDDWAAHTTAACRVRRFDGDHFFLLAPEHRAEVVDVLRQALAGA
- a CDS encoding M6 family metalloprotease domain-containing protein, encoding MPQTRHRIRRSRRTSAFIGLTALALGVTATASTGISSHGNSAAGAVATTVESALAPCRIAGTMGVQMSEGLPTPPGYSRSTGEVRALNLMIDFPDAKGEGTAMDRLAEFFPQTSDWFRTSSYGRLAYRAEAPIATWLRMPMPFAAYGIERGSAYEPGYRQLAEHIAKAADPDVDFSRYDLINVLVTPNAGPSALDTVLSVTFSGNGEAPVADGVPLANASFVYSRQDDGSGTYRETGYRVLPHENGHVFGLPDLYTSDGGSTVGHWDIMSEDWGANNDLLGWHKWKLGWLDSTQISCASKPGTSDHVLSPLSVRGGTKLAFVPLSESAGYAVEVRTRAGNDEAVCKPGVLIYKVDSDVDTGRGPVTVSDSADASGGCTRRPNVHAELSDAPFRPGETFTDEKAGISISVVGELRTGSYQVRINRP
- a CDS encoding TetR/AcrR family transcriptional regulator, which produces MAAAPEVTPGLKVATGPEVTPGLKVATGPEVTPGPEVTTGPAATTGPGAPAEAGATAGATGLPRPRADAVRNRERILTAAREAFVEFGAATPFDEVARRAGIGNATLYRHFPDRPTLVRQVVLFTMGRVTASAEGSLAEEPDAFAALCRFTHTAADERIGALCPALADDFDREHPELIAARTALETAVETLLTAGQDAGLVRTDIGIGDLMVALSQLSRPLPGTACLDTDRFAHRHLQLFLDGLRAPARSELPGSAATLEDLRQKTM
- a CDS encoding MFS transporter, whose amino-acid sequence is MSKTAAPAPLAADPSRWKALVFIALAQLMVVLDATIVNIALPSAQTDLGISDGNRQWVITAYALAFGGLLLFGGRIADKWGRKNAFVVGLIGFALASALGGAANGEAMMLGARALQGAFGALLAPAALSLLAVMFTDARERAKAFGIYGAIAGGGGAVGLILGGFLTEYLNWRWTFFVNIPFAIVAAVGAWLVIREPAGSRNRAPLDIPGVVLSTLGLVALVYGFTRAESEGWSDGLTVGMFVGSAVLLAAFVLVEALVKSPLLPLRVLLERNRGGVYLSLGLAVIAMFGLFLFLTYYLQIVKGFSPVKTGFAFLPMIAGMILGSTQIGARLMTRVAPRLLMGPGFLVAAAGMLMLTQLEVGSSYPALILPAQLLLGLGMGTAFMPAMSLSTHGVNPADAGVASAMVNTSQQVGGAIGTALLNTIAASATTAYLADHAAEAAAGGAAGQLIQAQAAVEGYASAIWWAVGILVASSAIALTLINTGRPNMGGPVASGSAEGVDLKVPVIAH
- a CDS encoding dioxygenase family protein, whose translation is MTPPGAIPPIPQGTRMPALYLSHGAPPLADDALWPGELAAWSAGLPRPTAILMVSAHWEEAPLALGATEPAPLVYDFWGFPERYYQVRYEAPGAPDLAASVRSLLRAPGTPVQDIPDRGLDHGAYVPLVEMFPEADIPVLQISMPTLDPRRLMDIGRKLAPLRDEGVLIVGSGFFTHNLAALRHPGPGVPAWSAEFDAWGHEALASGDLDSLLDFETKSPSGRLAHPRTEHFAPLFVTLGAAEATGDLTTRRDPVTGFWMGLSKRSLQFG
- a CDS encoding Uma2 family endonuclease, whose translation is MTALANESAPEAATPSSELDEALWLAWQAAVEKLPEGFRAEIIEGSIEVSPTGRYSHGRTANDLRDGLVLFLAGSDYAARQDMNVIHGRKVLIPDVFIAPRDTPEHVTEDGIGIKASAVELVVEVVSPGRDSVSRDRVRKRRAYARAGIPVYVLIDDHDELGMVTVLTTPDPDQAVYDDEVRVAYGTTVTIPEGPAKGFTIGEDITGPGRTA